A genomic window from Salvia splendens isolate huo1 chromosome 11, SspV2, whole genome shotgun sequence includes:
- the LOC121753604 gene encoding probable inactive receptor kinase At5g67200 translates to MKLKPLLLILLFLALTSFSSSAPLPNDAAALLHFKSKADLRNQLNFSPKSSSAFCKWKGVECSDSRAIRLIVEDVQLGGVFAPNSLSQLAELRVLSLQNNSLTGPIPDLSGLVNLKALFLNRNYFSGAVPPSLSALHRLKTVDLSYNMLAGSIPASLNGLDRLYYLRLDFNRLNGSVPPLNQSSLQIFNVSHNDLTGAIPITPALSRFNSSSFSLNSGLCGEIINKECRSERPFFGSPANAKAAPPHSHVAALGQTAKLDGAGSVMRRHKRAAVAIGFTIGACIFAISVIFVGIAARRRWRRAAGKGEMAKIGLEPSVTGNAEAVMRIEEENEELAEKVKRAQEVKQQQMMVGKSGSLMFCAGEAAVYTLDQLMRASAELLGRGTMGTTYKAVLDSRLIVTVKRLEAARFAAAKQEVFEGHMGAAGGLRHPNLVALRAYFQAKEERLLIYDYHANGSLFSLIHGTKSGKAKPLHWTSCLKIAEDTAQGLCYIHQAWRLVHGNLKSSNVLLGSDFEACLTDYCLMAVATPAPDEDADSLACKAPETLRARHGEATSKSDVYSFGVLLLELLSGRPPSQHPNLAPDEMMRWLRSVRGEEGGESRLEMLLEVALACSVASPEQRPTMWQVLKMIQEIKEMILMEDSEFNPNPN, encoded by the exons ATGAAACTCAAACCTCTTCTTCTCATTTTACTATTCCTCGCATTAACTTCTTTCTCCTCTTCTGCTCCCCTTCCTAACGATGCTGCTGCATTGCTCCATTTCAAATCCAAAGCCGATTTGAGGAACCAATTGAATTTTTCGCCTAAATCTAGCTCCGCATTTTGCAAATGGAAAGGAGTCGAATGCTCCGATTCCAGAGCGATTCGACTCATCGTCGAGGATGTACAACTCGGCGGCGTTTTCGCCCCGAACTCGCTGAGTCAGCTAGCCGAGCTCCGAGTCCTCAGCCTGCAGAACAACTCGCTCACCGGTCCAATCCCCGATCTCTCCGGTCTGGTCAATCTCAAAGCGCTTTTTCTCAACCGGAACTACTTCTCCGGCGCAGTGCCTCCCTCCCTCTCCGCCCTCCACCGCCTCAAAACCGTCGATCTCTCCTACAACATGCTCGCCGGCTCGATTCCGGCCTCTCTCAACGGTCTGGACCGGCTCTACTACCTCCGGCTCGATTTCAACCGGTTAAACGGCTCCGTCCCGCCGCTGAACCAGTCCTCGCTCCAGATCTTCAACGTCTCTCACAACGACCTCACCGGCGCGATTCCGATCACTCCGGCTCTGTCGCGGTTCAATTCGTCGTCGTTTTCGTTGAACTCCGGCCTATGCGGCGAGATCATCAACAAGGAATGCCGCTCCGAGCGGCCGTTTTTCGGTTCTCCTGCGAATGCGAAGGCTGCGCCGCCGCATTCGCACGTGGCAGCGCTCGGCCAGACCGCGAAATTGGACGGCGCAGGCAGCGTGATGCGGAGGCATAAGAGAGCGGCGGTGGCGATCGGATTCACGATCGGAGCGTGCATTTTCGCGATTTCGGTGATTTTCGTGGGGATCGCGGCGAGGAGGAGGTGGCGGAGGGCGGCGGGGAAGGGCGAGATGGCGAAGATCGGGCTGGAGCCGAGCGTGACGGGGAACGCGGAGGCGGTTATGAGGATCGAGGAGGAGAACGAGGAGCTTGCGGAGAAGGTGAAGAGAGCGCAGGAGGTGAAGCAGCAGCAGATGATGGTGGGGAAGAGCGGGAGCTTGATGTTCTGCGCCGGCGAGGCGGCGGTGTACACGCTGGACCAGCTGATGCGCGCTTCGGCGGAGCTGCTGGGGAGGGGGACGATGGGAACCACCTACAAGGCGGTGCTCGACAGCCGCCTCATCGTCACGGTGAAGAGGCTCGAAGCTGCGAGGTTTGCCGCCGCCAAGCAGGAGGTCTTCGAGGGGCATATGGGAGCCGCCGGAGGCCTCCGCCACCCCAATCTGGTGGCGCTCAGAGCATATTTTCAGGCTAAGGAAGAACGCCTCTTGATATATGATTATCACGCTAATGGCAGCCTCTTTTCCCTAATCCACG GTACGAAGTCAGGAAAGGCCAAACCACTTCACTGGACATCATGCTTGAAAATAGCAGAGGACACAGCTCAAGGCCTCTGCTACATCCACCAAGCCTGGAGGCTCGTGCACGGCAACCTCAAGTCGTCCAACGTGCTCCTCGGTTCCGACTTCGAGGCCTGCCTAACGGACTACTGCCTCATGGCCGTGGCCACCCCGGCCCCTGACGAGGATGCCGACTCCCTGGCCTGCAAGGCCCCGGAGACCCTCCGGGCCCGCCACGGGGAGGCCACTTCCAAGTCAGATGTGTACTCGTTCGGGGTCCTCCTGCTGGAGCTCCTCTCGGGTAGGCCTCCGTCTCAGCACCCGAATCTGGCCCCTGACGAGATGATGAGGTGGCTGAGGTCTGTGAGGGGCGAGGAGGGTGGGGAGAGCCGGCTGGAGATGCTGCTGGAGGTGGCGCTGGCGTGCAGCGTCGCGTCCCCGGAGCAGAGGCCGACGATGTGGCAGGTGCTGAAGATGATACAGGAGATCAAGGAGATGATCTTGATGGAAGATAGtgagttcaaccctaaccctaattaa
- the LOC121754883 gene encoding uncharacterized protein At4g06744-like gives MRVKTLTIPLQTSIILFITTILLLFPTHHQAKNNLPISASGAAILPPLQDLLVFADQRLAAVYPVIQRFKDSITSDTPFNVTATWTGSKGFFCDTPPDNRSATTVASIDFNGFHISSPTLVGFLDELPDLALFHANSNYFSGAFASSITALPTSTSSTSATTASRAHSPLPSLPWTVQFLHGSRTARAIHHGPRPPLPEQQHFMTRLPDNADADAHVAYLNLANNKFFGPIPRSIAKALSGLSEILLLNNLLSGCLPYELGLLKDAVVFDVGGNDLTGPLPFSLGCLDKLEVLNLAGNKLYGQVPEPLCLLANLRNVSLSGNYFMG, from the exons ATGAGAGTAAAAACACTCACAATTCCACTCCAAACTAGTATCATATTATTCATCACCaccatcctcctcctcttccccACACACCACCAAGCCAAAAACAACCTCCCAATCTCCGCCAGCGGCGCTGCGATACTCCCCCCTCTGCAAGACCTACTAGTCTTCGCCGATCAAAGGCTCGCCGCGGTGTACCCCGTGATCCAAAGATTTAAAGACAGCATCACCTCTGACACCCCCTTCAACGTGACTGCCACGTGGACCGGCAGCAAGGGCTTCTTCTGCGACACCCCGCCCGACAACCGCTCCGCCACCACCGTGGCCTCCATCGACTTCAACGGCTTCCATATTTCCTCCCCAACGCTGGTCGGCTTCCTCGACGAGCTCCCTGACCTCGCTCTGTTCCACGCCAACTCCAACTACTTCTCGGGGGCCTTCGCCTCGTCCATCACCGCCCTCCCTACCTCTACGAGCTCGACCTCAGCAACAACCGCCTCTCGGGCCCATTCCCCACTGCCATCCTTGCCATGGACG GTTCAATTCCTTCACGGGAGCCGTACCGCCAGAGCTATTCACCATGGACCTCGACCTCCTCTTCCTGAACAACAACACTTCATGACGCGCCTCCCCGACAACGCCGACGCCGATGCCCACGTGGCGTATCTCAATTTGGCAAACAATAAATTCTTCGGGCCCATCCCGCGCAGCATAGCAAAAGCCTTATCCGGTCTGTCGGAAATTCTCCTCCTGAACAACCTCCTCAGCGGCTGCCTTCCATACGAGTTGGGGCTGTTAAAAGACGCGGTGGTTTTCGACGTCGGAGGAAACGATCTTACCGGACCGCTGCCGTTCTCGCTGGGGTGTCTGGACAAGCTGGAGGTGCTCAATCTCGCAGGGAATAAGTTGTACGGACAGGTGCCGGAGCCACTCTGTTTGTTGGCGAATCTGAGGAATGTATCCTTGTCGGGGAACTACTTCATGGGGTAG
- the LOC121754123 gene encoding uncharacterized protein LOC121754123, producing MHAKTDSEVTSLAPSSPDHNRRAMYYVQSPSRDSHDGEKTTTSFHSTPVLGSPMGSPPRSHSSVGHHSRESSTSRFSGSLKPGSRKVSPNDVGSGGRGPRKTNWKDCDVIEEEGLLEDEESRKGLPRRCYFLAFVVGFIVLFSFFALILWGASKPQKPKITMKSITFERFMVQAGSDSTGVSTDMISMNSTVKLTYRNTATFFGVHVTSTPVALTYSQLTIGSGTVKKFYQSRTSQRNMAVTVIGDKIPLYGSGASLSTPTGITMLPVPLKLEFTVRSRAYVLGKLVKPKFYKKIECSIVYDTKKLNVPISLKNCTYN from the exons ATGCACGCGAAGACGGATTCGGAGGTGACGAGCCTTGCCCCTTCGTCGCCGGACCACAACCGGCGGGCGATGTACTACGTGCAGAGTCCGTCGCGCGATTCGCACGACGGGGAGAAGACGACAACGTCGTTCCACTCGACTCCGGTGCTGGGGAGCCCCATGGGGTCGCCACCGCGGTCGCACTCCTCCGTCGGCCACCACTCCAGGGAGTCGTCAACCAGCCGCTTCTCCGGCTCGCTGAAGCCGGGATCGAGGAAGGTATCGCCAAACGACGTCGGATCTGGGGGCAGGGGACCGCGGAAGACGAATTGGAAGGACTGCGATGTGATTGAAGAGGAAGGATTGCTGGAAGATGAGGAATCGCGGAAAGGCCTGCCGCGTAGATGCTATTTCCTTGCTTTTGTTGTCGGATTTATTGTGTTGTTTTCGTTTTTCGCCTTGATTTTGTGGGGAGCTAGCAAGCCGCAGAAGCCTAAGATCACGATGAAG AGCATTACATTTGAGAGATTCATGGTTCAAGCTGGCTCCGATTCCACGGGGGTATCGACAGACATGATCTCCATGAACTCGACCGTGAAACTAACCTACCGCAACACAGCTACATTTTTCGGAGTTCACGTCACCTCAACCCCGGTCGCTCTCACCTACTCGCAGCTCACCATTGGCTCGGGCACC GTGAAGAAGTTCTATCAATCGCGTACCAGCCAGAGGAACATGGCTGTGACTGTAATAGGCGACAAGATCCCGTTGTACGGAAGTGGTGCGAGCTTGAGCACCCCCACGGGGATCACCATGCTCCCTGTGCCGCTGAAACTGGAGTTCACAGTCCGGTCGAGGGCTTATGTTCTTGGCAAACTGGTGAAGCCGAAGTTCTACAAGAAGATCGAATGCTCTATCGTTTATGACACCAAGAAGCTCAACGTGCCCATCTCCCTCAAGAACTGCACTTACAATTAA